Within the Flavobacterium sp. N502536 genome, the region CCTCCTAAATTAAAGAAATCATCGGTCGCATTAACTGTGTCTACGGCTAAAATATCTTTCCAAATAAGGGCTAACGTTTTTCAATTCTTCCTTTTGGAGCGATACGTTCGGTATTCGTTTCGGTACCTGCATCGATAGCCGGAAGCGCCTCCTTGTCTGTTTTTCCATTAGGCGATAAAGGGATAAAAGGAACGGCAACGTAATATTGCGGAACCATATAAGCAGGCAGTTTGTTTTGCAGATATTCTTTAAATTCATTTTTAGCAATACCCTCCCCCTGTGTAATAGGCTGCCAGAACATCAACACCTTTCAATTGTTTTACGGCAACCACAACTTTTTTAGAGCAGCTGAAAACTGCAACAAACAATTTTCTATTTCGTCTAGTTCAATTCTGTACCCTCTCAATTTTACCTGATGATCTTTTCTGCCCAGAATTCGATATTTCCGTCGGGAAACCATTTCACCATGTCTCCTGTATCGTATAGAATACTTCCCTCGATAAATGGATTTTTAATAAACTTCGCAGCGCTGAGTTCTTCCTTATTCAGATAACCAAGTGCTATACCGGCACCCGCCAAATAAAGTCTTCCTGTGATACCAACCGGTGTGAGTTGTAGATTTTCGTCG harbors:
- a CDS encoding phosphopantetheine-binding protein, translated to MWKDILAVDTVNATDDFFNLGGHSLKLGQLIIK